The Aequorivita sublithincola DSM 14238 genome window below encodes:
- a CDS encoding sugar transferase, which yields MSKNNIHFDISERKILLRILDIVCVLLLLYLVGIVFNFDYFKINSEHWVWSIVLAAYLTVFATIFELYNLQKASKFDVVVKNVIITSSVTVLFYLLTPFYTPMLPTNRLQIVYFFVAINVAMLAWRYAYIVLVSAPRFYKRVLLVANACDVEAIMTSLQKSDPNYRVIGYVNTGVNDASIVNSLEIDAININDIATLTQEMTISEIVVGTPISEGMTVELNNQLIKLLEIGIPIREYTQVYEELTYRIPVQHVEKDFYRYFPFSRSNQNKLYLFFNRVLDLIFSIVGLIVGIVLFPILIIGNALANRGPFFYSQTRVGKNGKHFKIYKLRSMIINAEKDGAQFAKTKDVRVTKFGRFLRKSRFDEIPQFINVIKGEMSVIGPRPERPEFVEDLKIEIPFYEVRHLVKPGVTGWAQVNAKYGASQEDSLEKLQYDLYYIKHRSLFLDITIIIKTLSTIIFFRGQ from the coding sequence ATGTCCAAAAACAATATCCATTTCGATATCTCCGAAAGAAAGATTCTCCTACGAATCTTGGATATTGTCTGTGTATTATTGTTGCTTTATTTGGTTGGAATTGTTTTTAACTTTGATTATTTCAAGATTAATTCTGAACATTGGGTTTGGTCGATTGTTTTAGCTGCCTATTTAACAGTCTTCGCAACTATTTTTGAACTCTACAACCTTCAAAAAGCCAGTAAGTTTGATGTGGTGGTAAAGAACGTAATCATTACTTCTTCGGTAACAGTACTTTTCTATTTATTGACGCCGTTTTACACCCCAATGCTCCCCACAAACCGTTTACAGATTGTCTATTTCTTTGTGGCAATTAACGTGGCAATGCTTGCTTGGCGCTATGCTTATATAGTTCTTGTCTCGGCACCGCGATTTTATAAACGGGTACTATTGGTTGCAAATGCTTGTGATGTGGAAGCTATTATGACTTCGCTTCAAAAATCGGATCCAAATTACCGCGTAATTGGTTATGTAAATACGGGTGTAAATGATGCTTCCATAGTGAATAGCCTTGAAATAGATGCTATAAATATAAATGATATTGCTACATTAACTCAGGAAATGACTATTTCAGAAATTGTAGTAGGCACCCCAATATCTGAAGGAATGACGGTTGAACTTAACAACCAATTGATAAAATTACTCGAAATCGGAATTCCAATTCGCGAATATACGCAGGTGTATGAAGAACTGACCTACCGAATTCCTGTGCAACATGTGGAAAAGGATTTTTATCGCTACTTTCCCTTTAGCCGAAGTAACCAAAACAAGCTATATCTCTTTTTTAATAGGGTTTTAGACTTGATTTTTTCTATTGTTGGTCTTATTGTTGGAATCGTGCTATTTCCTATTTTAATCATCGGAAATGCTTTAGCCAATCGAGGTCCATTTTTCTACAGTCAAACTCGGGTAGGAAAGAATGGGAAACATTTTAAAATATACAAACTGCGAAGCATGATAATAAATGCTGAAAAGGATGGCGCACAATTTGCAAAAACGAAAGATGTACGTGTTACTAAATTTGGCCGTTTCCTAAGAAAATCTCGCTTTGATGAAATACCACAGTTTATAAATGTGATAAAAGGTGAAATGAGCGTGATTGGTCCACGTCCCGAACGCCCAGAATTTGTTGAAGATTTAAAAATAGAAATTCCTTTTTATGAAGTGCGCCACCTAGTAAAACCTGGTGTTACCGGTTGGGCGCAAGTAAACGCCAAATACGGCGCAAGTCAGGAAGATTCCCTTGAAAAGCTTCAATATGATTTGTACTACATCAAGCATCGAAGTCTTTTTTTAGACATTACGATTATTATTAAAACGCTGAGTACAATTATTTTTTTTAGGGGGCAGTAG
- the tatC gene encoding twin-arginine translocase subunit TatC, translating to MKKKKNDSPEKEMSFLDHLEELRWHLVRSTLAVLILAVIAFIFKRFIFDVLIFGPSKPGFITYSLFCDISRSLGLDTFCFQEMPFKIQSRTMAGQFSAHMWTSIYAGIIVAFPYILYEFWKFISPGLKDKERNSSRGFIIIASFLFFIGVLFGYYLITPLSINFLGSYQVSDEVINQFDLDSYIGLVRTSVLACGIIFELPILMYILTKIGVVTPEILKKYRKFALIIVLVLSAVITPPDIVSQIIVAVPILILYEVSIRISKIVIKNQLKEEKRKKKEAARN from the coding sequence ATGAAGAAAAAGAAAAACGATTCCCCAGAAAAAGAAATGTCCTTTTTGGACCATTTAGAAGAATTACGCTGGCATCTTGTGCGCTCTACGCTTGCAGTTTTAATACTTGCTGTTATAGCATTTATCTTCAAAAGATTTATTTTTGATGTCCTTATTTTTGGACCTTCAAAACCAGGTTTCATAACTTATAGTCTGTTCTGCGATATTTCGCGCTCTTTGGGATTGGATACCTTCTGTTTTCAGGAAATGCCCTTTAAAATTCAGAGTAGAACGATGGCTGGGCAGTTCTCGGCGCACATGTGGACGTCCATTTATGCCGGAATTATCGTCGCTTTTCCCTATATTTTATATGAATTCTGGAAATTTATCAGTCCCGGATTAAAAGATAAAGAACGCAATTCCAGTCGCGGGTTTATAATCATCGCTTCTTTTCTTTTCTTTATTGGCGTATTGTTCGGGTATTATCTTATTACGCCTTTATCTATAAACTTTTTGGGAAGTTATCAGGTAAGTGACGAAGTTATAAATCAGTTTGACCTAGATAGTTATATTGGCTTAGTACGGACTTCCGTTTTAGCCTGTGGAATTATTTTTGAACTACCTATATTAATGTATATTCTCACAAAAATTGGGGTGGTAACGCCAGAAATTCTTAAGAAATATAGAAAATTTGCATTGATAATTGTTTTGGTTCTTTCTGCAGTAATTACTCCTCCAGACATAGTAAGCCAAATAATCGTGGCGGTTCCGATTCTTATTCTTTATGAAGTGAGTATTAGAATCTCAAAAATTGTAATCAAAAATCAGTTGAAAGAGGAAAAGCGGAAGAAGAAAGAAGCAGCAAGAAATTAG
- a CDS encoding DUF4105 domain-containing protein, whose product MKAQFVPLSETSEISIITIGPGAELYDKFGHSAFRVQDSLNGVDVVFNYGAYDFDTPNFYLKFAQGKLLYEIDAEYFDSFYGRYVAQNRWMKQQTLNLTLSEKQAVSKYLWNNLKPENKKYKYDFFFDNCATKIRDVVEEVLGNKLEFKEDHIKEELTFRQLIQQNLQANSWGSLGIDVALGAVIDRKAKPIEYQFLPDYVYEGAANAVINRNGTSENLVKKTTDLYENSPTPIENNFLMSPLFVLGLLGLLFVFITFRDFNRRTRSRFLDTFIFFFTGLVGIFLLLLWFATDHSATANNYNLLWAFPISIVLIVAISKRNISPKLKRYVIVLILLLSLLSIHWITGVQTFAIGLLPLLIALAVRYVYLVYFIGKQE is encoded by the coding sequence GTGAAAGCACAGTTCGTTCCCTTATCCGAAACTTCAGAAATAAGTATAATTACCATCGGGCCAGGAGCAGAACTTTATGATAAGTTTGGACATAGCGCATTTCGAGTTCAAGACAGTTTGAATGGTGTTGACGTTGTTTTTAATTACGGGGCATACGATTTTGATACGCCAAATTTCTACTTAAAGTTTGCCCAAGGAAAACTACTTTATGAAATTGATGCTGAATATTTCGACTCTTTCTACGGTCGCTATGTGGCTCAAAACCGATGGATGAAGCAGCAGACGTTAAACTTAACCCTTTCAGAAAAACAAGCAGTTTCAAAATATCTGTGGAATAATTTAAAACCAGAAAACAAAAAATACAAATACGATTTCTTTTTTGACAACTGCGCCACGAAAATCCGAGATGTAGTTGAAGAAGTTTTAGGCAATAAGCTAGAATTTAAGGAAGATCATATAAAAGAAGAACTTACTTTTCGGCAGCTAATTCAACAAAACCTACAAGCAAACTCTTGGGGAAGCTTAGGTATAGACGTTGCTCTTGGCGCCGTGATAGACAGAAAAGCAAAGCCAATAGAATATCAGTTTCTCCCTGATTATGTTTATGAAGGCGCTGCAAATGCAGTTATAAATAGAAATGGCACTTCGGAAAATCTAGTAAAAAAAACAACTGATCTTTATGAAAATAGTCCAACTCCAATAGAAAATAATTTCTTGATGAGTCCGCTATTTGTATTGGGATTACTGGGATTATTGTTTGTTTTTATAACCTTTAGAGATTTTAATCGGAGAACTAGAAGCCGCTTTCTAGACACCTTTATCTTCTTTTTTACCGGATTGGTTGGCATCTTCCTATTACTGCTTTGGTTCGCAACGGACCATAGTGCTACGGCAAATAACTACAATTTATTATGGGCCTTCCCTATTTCAATTGTATTGATTGTTGCCATTTCAAAAAGAAATATTTCTCCTAAATTGAAACGCTATGTAATAGTTTTAATTCTTCTTTTAAGCCTATTGAGTATTCATTGGATTACCGGCGTACAGACTTTTGCCATTGGCTTGTTACCGTTGTTAATTGCCTTGGCGGTGCGTTATGTTTATTTAGTATATTTTATTGGAAAGCAGGAATAA
- the lptB gene encoding LPS export ABC transporter ATP-binding protein — protein sequence MKLKAENLIKSYKGRKVVKGITVEVNQGEIVGLLGPNGAGKTTSFYMIVGLIKPNGGNIYLEGTEITKYPMYKRAQNGIGYLAQEASVFRKLSVEDNILSVLQLTKLSKKEQRDKMELLLEEFGLGHIRKSRGDLLSGGERRRTEIARALATDPHFILLDEPFAGVDPVAVEDIQRIVAQLKNKNIGILITDHNVQETLAITDRTYLMFEGSILKHGIPEELAADEMVRKVYLGQNFELRKKKLEF from the coding sequence ATGAAGCTAAAAGCCGAAAACCTCATAAAATCATATAAAGGCCGAAAGGTTGTTAAAGGTATTACCGTGGAAGTGAACCAAGGAGAAATCGTTGGCTTACTTGGCCCAAATGGTGCTGGTAAGACCACTTCTTTTTATATGATTGTTGGACTGATTAAACCCAACGGCGGGAATATATATTTGGAAGGAACAGAAATCACCAAATACCCAATGTACAAACGCGCTCAAAACGGTATTGGTTATTTAGCACAGGAAGCCTCTGTTTTTAGAAAGTTAAGTGTTGAAGACAATATTTTGAGCGTATTACAACTTACCAAACTTTCCAAAAAAGAACAACGCGACAAAATGGAACTACTTCTTGAGGAATTTGGTTTAGGCCACATTCGCAAAAGTCGCGGTGATCTTTTAAGTGGTGGTGAAAGACGTAGAACCGAAATTGCTCGCGCCCTTGCGACCGACCCACATTTTATTCTTCTCGATGAACCTTTTGCAGGAGTAGATCCGGTGGCAGTTGAAGATATTCAGCGCATTGTAGCGCAACTTAAAAACAAAAATATCGGTATTCTAATTACCGACCACAACGTACAGGAAACGCTCGCAATTACAGACAGAACTTATTTAATGTTCGAAGGAAGCATCCTAAAACACGGAATTCCCGAAGAACTCGCCGCAGACGAAATGGTTCGAAAAGTATATTTAGGACAAAATTTTGAACTTCGTAAGAAGAAGTTGGAATTTTAA
- a CDS encoding CDP-alcohol phosphatidyltransferase family protein: protein MLKQIPNIITSLNILCGCVAILFAVSGDLISAAFFVFLGIFFDFFDGLAARLLKAQSEVGLQLDSLADVITSGVAPGIVMYQLLNLSFFGHMQTLTETFSSEGWNVGIKNYLPLIGLMIVIASAYRLAKFNVDTRQTSGFIGLPTPANTLLILSLPLILHFQYSELAESIILNKWFLIGMTLLSCILLNAEISLFALKFKTWDFKSNVVRYVFLILCVVLLVLLKFLAIPFIILLYILLSVFWKTPK from the coding sequence ATGCTAAAACAAATTCCAAATATTATCACTTCTCTAAATATTCTTTGTGGTTGTGTAGCCATTCTTTTCGCAGTTTCCGGCGATTTGATTTCCGCAGCTTTTTTTGTATTCCTCGGAATTTTCTTTGACTTTTTTGATGGTCTTGCTGCTCGGTTGCTAAAAGCACAAAGTGAAGTTGGGCTTCAATTGGATTCTTTAGCAGACGTTATAACGAGTGGAGTAGCACCGGGAATCGTTATGTATCAACTGTTGAATCTATCCTTTTTTGGGCATATGCAAACTTTAACGGAAACATTTTCATCTGAAGGGTGGAATGTGGGAATCAAGAACTATCTGCCGCTTATAGGATTGATGATTGTAATAGCCTCGGCTTATCGCTTAGCAAAATTTAACGTAGATACACGGCAAACTTCTGGGTTCATAGGCCTTCCGACTCCCGCTAACACATTATTAATATTAAGTTTACCGCTAATTTTGCATTTCCAATATTCTGAACTTGCAGAAAGCATCATTCTCAATAAATGGTTTTTGATTGGAATGACATTGTTAAGCTGTATTCTCCTAAATGCTGAAATATCGCTCTTCGCACTAAAATTTAAAACGTGGGATTTTAAAAGCAATGTCGTTCGCTATGTGTTTTTGATACTTTGCGTGGTGCTTTTAGTACTGCTGAAGTTTTTGGCGATACCTTTTATTATTCTGCTTTACATATTGCTTTCTGTGTTTTGGAAAACGCCGAAATAA
- a CDS encoding O-antigen ligase family protein: MLIVLGYFFYNIIFKKDKLKYVLLGAAYITGAEVFFRMTKAFIFYETGKYAVILFFLLGMLYYGFKKSAFPYLLYILFLLPGVLVSYDMISFDANFRTTVLFNLSGPICLFVAALFCFGRTISFKELLKILDYVLYPIISMTVYITLYNPNIRDVVTGTASNAELSGGYGPNQVAIILGLGVFILFTRFLIPYKNALVHWVMMLLMLLMAYRALLTFSRGGVLVAGVMCLVFLIMFFLNTNLISKTKVSFKIIIIFFIALLVWSYTIFQTGGLIQNRYANEDALGREKEDVTTGRGDLLAVEYEAFRDNPFMGIGVGQGKFQFKEEIGITSASHNEISRMLSEHGMFGILALLVLILAPIITKMNGRKNIYFWPFLLFWGLTIAHSSMRIAAPAFIYALCLLNLDYAPKEKPALHRK; the protein is encoded by the coding sequence ATGCTGATAGTTTTAGGATATTTCTTTTATAATATAATATTTAAGAAAGATAAGCTGAAATATGTTCTTTTAGGCGCCGCATATATTACGGGAGCGGAAGTGTTCTTTAGAATGACGAAAGCATTTATTTTTTATGAGACGGGTAAGTATGCTGTAATTTTGTTCTTTCTTCTGGGAATGCTTTATTATGGTTTTAAGAAGAGCGCGTTTCCCTATTTGCTATATATATTATTTTTATTACCTGGAGTTTTGGTATCCTACGATATGATTAGTTTTGATGCTAATTTTAGGACAACCGTATTGTTTAACTTAAGTGGCCCAATTTGTTTATTCGTTGCTGCTTTATTTTGCTTTGGTAGAACAATTAGCTTTAAAGAATTACTTAAGATACTTGATTACGTATTATATCCAATAATAAGTATGACGGTATATATAACTCTATATAATCCGAATATTCGAGATGTAGTAACTGGAACTGCCTCTAATGCAGAGCTTTCTGGGGGTTATGGACCAAATCAAGTAGCAATAATTTTAGGTTTGGGAGTTTTTATTCTTTTTACCCGTTTTTTGATACCTTATAAGAACGCATTGGTTCATTGGGTAATGATGCTCCTTATGCTATTAATGGCTTATAGAGCTCTACTTACATTTTCTCGAGGTGGAGTTTTGGTTGCCGGTGTTATGTGTTTAGTTTTTTTAATTATGTTCTTTCTTAATACCAACTTAATTTCCAAAACAAAAGTATCTTTCAAAATAATCATAATATTTTTCATTGCGTTATTAGTTTGGTCATACACTATTTTTCAGACAGGGGGGTTAATACAAAACAGATACGCCAATGAAGATGCGTTGGGGCGTGAAAAAGAAGATGTAACCACGGGGCGTGGAGATTTACTTGCTGTTGAATACGAAGCTTTTAGAGATAATCCGTTCATGGGGATTGGAGTCGGCCAAGGTAAATTTCAATTTAAGGAAGAAATAGGAATAACCTCGGCTTCGCACAATGAAATTTCTCGTATGCTTTCGGAACATGGAATGTTTGGAATTTTAGCCTTATTAGTCCTTATTTTAGCACCAATAATTACAAAAATGAATGGTAGAAAAAACATTTATTTCTGGCCGTTTTTGCTATTTTGGGGACTCACTATAGCACATTCATCCATGCGGATTGCCGCGCCTGCCTTTATATATGCTCTTTGTTTATTGAATTTAGATTATGCGCCCAAAGAAAAACCTGCTCTACATAGGAAATAA
- a CDS encoding PorV/PorQ family protein has product MKEKILLLLILLTATLSAQTVRKYSNEFMNIGVDAAAFGMSNAVTASSGDVNSGYWNPAGLVNLEDKQISLMHASYFANIANYDYAAFAMPLDDKSAVGLSVIRFGVDDILNTTQLIDDEGNIRYDRISKFSTADYGFTFSYARKLPLDGLNYGVNAKVIRRVIGDFASSWGFGLDAAVQFRTEKWMFGVMARDITTTFNAWSIDEKKFAEIQGAVDGENQELPETTEITIPKLQLGMARKFVYHYDFTLLAEVDLNFRFAETNDVISTSFASITPSLGLEFAYIDMVYVRGGVGNFQNIRQLDGSDSVGFQPNIGVGFRYKGIQVDYALTDIGDQSAALYSNVFSLKLDWEIFR; this is encoded by the coding sequence TTGAAAGAGAAAATTTTACTCCTTCTTATATTATTAACGGCTACGCTAAGTGCGCAGACCGTGCGAAAATATTCCAACGAATTTATGAACATTGGCGTAGATGCCGCTGCATTCGGTATGTCCAACGCAGTAACGGCTTCTTCTGGCGATGTTAATTCTGGTTATTGGAATCCAGCAGGTCTTGTAAATCTTGAAGACAAACAGATTTCGTTAATGCACGCTTCCTATTTTGCCAATATTGCCAATTATGATTATGCCGCTTTTGCAATGCCGCTTGATGATAAAAGCGCCGTCGGACTTTCGGTAATTCGTTTTGGGGTGGATGATATTTTGAATACCACGCAACTTATTGATGATGAAGGAAATATTCGTTACGACCGTATTAGTAAATTCTCAACAGCAGATTATGGCTTTACGTTTTCTTATGCCAGAAAACTACCGCTGGACGGCTTAAATTACGGTGTAAACGCAAAAGTAATTCGTCGTGTTATTGGCGATTTTGCTTCTTCTTGGGGTTTTGGCTTGGATGCCGCTGTTCAATTTAGAACAGAAAAATGGATGTTTGGTGTTATGGCAAGAGATATTACTACCACCTTCAACGCTTGGAGTATAGATGAAAAAAAGTTTGCTGAAATACAAGGTGCGGTAGATGGTGAAAACCAAGAATTGCCTGAAACTACTGAAATTACCATTCCGAAACTACAATTGGGAATGGCACGTAAATTTGTTTATCACTATGACTTTACACTCTTAGCTGAAGTAGATTTAAACTTCCGTTTTGCGGAAACCAATGACGTTATTTCCACTTCCTTTGCGAGTATTACGCCTTCCCTCGGACTTGAATTTGCATATATAGATATGGTTTATGTTCGTGGTGGAGTTGGCAATTTTCAAAATATAAGACAGCTGGACGGTAGCGATTCCGTAGGCTTTCAGCCCAATATTGGTGTTGGATTTAGATATAAAGGCATTCAAGTAGATTACGCTTTAACAGATATTGGCGACCAAAGTGCAGCGCTTTATTCCAATGTATTTTCGTTGAAACTGGATTGGGAGATTTTTAGATGA
- a CDS encoding glycosyltransferase family 4 protein → MRPKKNLLYIGNKLAVHGKSPAAIDSLSIKLEEEGYYVITASSKKNKLLRMLDMVFITLRNRRNVDLVLIDTYSTQNFYYAVVVARLCRFFKIPYIPILHGGNLPSRLKDSKSLSKNLFGKALTNVAPSKYMMQQFKAAGFNKLTYIPNTIAIVDYPFQPRERLKPKLLWVRSFSEIYNPLLALEILEILKLKGIDSSLCMVGPDKDGSLQRCKNVASELNLPVTFTGMLQKKKWIALSKEYDIFINTTNFDNMPVSVMEAMALGLPVISTNVGGMPFLIDDEIDGILLPPNNAEAFVQAIEDLCTYPIKSIEISKKAREKIKGFDWEKIKHSWIKLLND, encoded by the coding sequence ATGCGCCCAAAGAAAAACCTGCTCTACATAGGAAATAAACTGGCCGTCCACGGAAAATCGCCTGCCGCCATAGATTCCTTATCCATTAAATTGGAAGAGGAAGGTTATTATGTTATAACGGCATCTTCCAAGAAAAACAAGCTGCTTAGAATGTTGGATATGGTTTTTATAACCCTCAGAAACAGAAGAAATGTAGATTTGGTACTCATCGACACTTACAGCACGCAAAACTTCTATTATGCCGTTGTCGTTGCAAGGCTTTGTAGGTTTTTTAAAATTCCTTATATTCCTATTCTTCATGGTGGAAATCTTCCCAGCCGACTTAAAGACAGCAAAAGTCTAAGCAAAAATCTTTTCGGGAAGGCATTGACGAATGTGGCGCCTTCGAAATATATGATGCAACAGTTTAAAGCGGCTGGATTCAATAAGTTAACATATATCCCAAATACGATAGCGATAGTTGATTATCCCTTTCAACCAAGAGAAAGATTAAAACCGAAACTGCTTTGGGTGCGTTCCTTTTCAGAAATATATAATCCATTGCTGGCTTTGGAAATCCTTGAAATTTTAAAGCTGAAAGGAATAGATAGTAGCCTTTGTATGGTTGGCCCAGATAAGGATGGTTCGTTACAACGTTGTAAAAATGTGGCTTCGGAATTAAACTTGCCAGTAACTTTTACTGGAATGTTGCAAAAAAAGAAATGGATTGCACTTTCCAAGGAATATGATATTTTTATAAACACCACTAATTTCGACAATATGCCTGTTAGTGTTATGGAAGCTATGGCGCTTGGATTGCCCGTGATTTCAACCAATGTAGGCGGAATGCCATTTTTAATTGACGATGAAATTGATGGAATATTGCTTCCGCCAAACAACGCGGAGGCTTTTGTGCAAGCAATTGAAGATCTGTGTACTTATCCAATAAAGAGTATAGAAATATCAAAAAAAGCCCGTGAAAAGATCAAGGGTTTTGATTGGGAAAAGATTAAACATAGTTGGATAAAGCTTTTGAACGATTGA
- a CDS encoding KpsF/GutQ family sugar-phosphate isomerase, with product MNKQDRIISIAKNTIETESKAIANLAHLVDQEFSGAVEYIFHSKGRVIVTGIGKSANIATKIVATLNSTGTPAIFMHAADAIHGDLGTIQESDTVICISKSGNTPEIKVLVSLIKAIDNKLIAITGNRDSFLGLQADFVLNAYVEKEACPNNLAPTASTTAQLVIGDALAMCLLDLRGFSSKDFAKFHPGGSLGKKLYLRVSNLTSLNEKPQVSPDTDVKKVIVEISEKMLGVTAVVENDEIVGIITDGDLRRMLTRTDSFTGLTAKDIMTKNPKRIGNNAMAVDAMEMMDKYGITQILAEEKGKYCGVVHIHNLTKEGII from the coding sequence TTGAACAAGCAAGACAGGATTATTTCCATAGCCAAAAACACCATAGAAACAGAGAGTAAAGCCATTGCAAATCTAGCCCATTTGGTAGATCAAGAATTTTCGGGCGCGGTGGAATATATTTTTCATTCCAAAGGAAGAGTTATAGTTACCGGAATAGGCAAAAGTGCCAATATAGCCACGAAAATCGTTGCAACTTTAAACTCTACTGGAACTCCAGCAATCTTTATGCACGCCGCAGATGCAATTCACGGCGACTTGGGGACAATTCAAGAAAGCGATACGGTTATCTGCATCTCGAAAAGTGGAAACACTCCCGAAATAAAGGTTCTTGTTTCACTTATAAAAGCCATCGATAATAAATTGATTGCGATAACCGGAAATCGAGATTCCTTTTTGGGACTTCAAGCAGATTTTGTGCTCAACGCTTATGTTGAAAAAGAAGCCTGCCCCAATAATCTCGCGCCAACCGCCAGTACTACAGCACAGTTGGTAATTGGTGACGCTCTGGCAATGTGTCTTTTAGATCTACGAGGATTTTCAAGTAAAGATTTTGCTAAATTTCATCCGGGTGGTTCTTTGGGAAAAAAGTTATATTTACGCGTTAGTAATCTTACATCTTTGAATGAAAAACCACAAGTAAGCCCAGACACAGACGTTAAAAAAGTGATTGTTGAAATTTCTGAAAAAATGCTCGGTGTAACCGCTGTTGTGGAAAACGATGAAATTGTAGGTATAATTACAGACGGCGATTTAAGACGTATGTTAACGAGAACCGATAGCTTTACAGGCTTAACCGCAAAAGACATTATGACCAAGAATCCCAAAAGAATAGGCAACAACGCCATGGCTGTTGATGCCATGGAAATGATGGACAAATACGGTATAACTCAAATTCTAGCCGAAGAAAAAGGTAAATATTGTGGCGTGGTACACATTCATAATCTCACCAAAGAGGGAATAATTTAA